One genomic region from Gemmobacter aquarius encodes:
- a CDS encoding response regulator yields MRILAVDDDETILDLLAEAMRVGGHGSLTKASSGRKALDIMANATTPFDCVLLDIQMPGIDGITLCTTIRSMPAYARAPILMLTAMSQRDYFERAFQAGATDYITKPFDFLELGTRLSVARRLVDEQCLVAESRATIEGLKRTIKTAPRLKLPDPVEISGLERMIGYIAFENFVLSLGRARMFTSSVTAFQLLEVNRLFERSRPADFVARLGLVAESLSAATEHDAPILSYRGDGTFLMLAQGRATQSLDDIETAVNAALPDLSDQGMMLRLVAGQRHSLGSFTRFGAVQAVHRAVVSAGDAAGLKRAEKALNTPSTVRRLFRRSSVEPDRNPYEAMLRDVLTEEVSYLRHQA; encoded by the coding sequence ATGCGTATTCTCGCGGTAGACGACGACGAGACGATCCTTGACCTTCTGGCGGAAGCAATGCGCGTCGGCGGGCATGGTTCCCTGACCAAGGCATCTTCGGGCCGCAAGGCGCTCGACATCATGGCCAATGCCACCACGCCCTTCGATTGCGTGCTGCTCGACATCCAGATGCCCGGCATCGACGGCATCACCCTATGCACCACGATCCGGTCGATGCCCGCTTATGCCCGCGCGCCGATCCTGATGCTGACCGCCATGTCGCAGCGCGATTATTTCGAGCGCGCCTTTCAGGCCGGCGCCACCGATTACATCACCAAACCCTTCGATTTCCTCGAACTCGGCACCCGCCTGTCGGTCGCTCGGCGTCTGGTCGACGAACAATGCCTCGTCGCCGAAAGCCGCGCCACGATCGAAGGGCTAAAGCGCACGATCAAGACCGCGCCGCGCCTGAAACTGCCCGATCCCGTGGAAATCTCGGGGCTCGAGCGGATGATCGGCTACATCGCCTTCGAAAACTTCGTCCTCTCGCTGGGCCGCGCCCGGATGTTCACCAGTTCGGTGACAGCCTTCCAACTGCTCGAGGTCAACAGGCTCTTCGAACGCTCGCGCCCCGCCGATTTCGTCGCCCGCCTCGGACTGGTGGCAGAATCGCTCTCGGCCGCGACGGAACACGATGCCCCGATCCTCAGCTATCGCGGCGACGGCACCTTCCTCATGCTGGCACAGGGCCGCGCGACGCAAAGCCTCGACGACATCGAGACGGCGGTCAACGCCGCCCTGCCCGACCTGTCCGATCAGGGCATGATGCTGCGGCTCGTCGCTGGCCAGCGCCATTCGCTCGGCTCCTTCACCCGCTTCGGCGCCGTGCAGGCCGTGCACCGCGCGGTGGTTTCCGCAGGCGATGCGGCCGGTCTGAAACGGGCGGAAAAGGCGCTCAACACGCCTTCGACCGTGCGCCGCCTGTTCCGCCGCTCGTCGGTCGAACCTGACCGCAACCCCTACGAGGCCATGCTGCGCGACGTCCTGACCGAAGAAGTCTCCTACCTGCGCCATCAGGCCTGA
- a CDS encoding extracellular solute-binding protein, with protein sequence MTIKAKMDRRTVLKGTALGLGAMAAPSIISSKALASSGELNFMGWAGYPALAETVFPKFEAATGIKINFTEQPGQDDMMTAAKLALEAGGVDMIEPTVDRVGAWASNGLIQGWDMSKLNVDNYLPGLADGAMGDMATIDGQRMIVLSVWGTEALVYNKDTMPLEYGTASLGDMFNPANTGKVVGRPHSTLAAMGRWLDAEGKLPKPWLDGYKDEATMVELWDIALAEAIKVKSNFVQWWTGENEAQAGFLVNGGEIGLCWDSTGYNLGKEGNYGYMPPKEGAFAWNQGFVLMKNAANTEQAHAFAKWVSEPEGSAAWATAFSANPVGKGAVDLLDPAVAAYYTSAFNDDALSKLWWWPAQDAWFIAKRGEYADKFKSA encoded by the coding sequence ATGACGATCAAAGCGAAAATGGACCGCCGCACGGTCCTTAAGGGTACGGCACTTGGCCTTGGGGCCATGGCTGCGCCGTCGATCATCTCGAGCAAGGCCTTGGCCTCGTCGGGCGAGCTGAATTTCATGGGCTGGGCGGGCTATCCCGCACTGGCCGAAACCGTGTTCCCGAAGTTCGAGGCCGCGACCGGCATCAAGATCAACTTCACCGAACAGCCCGGTCAGGACGACATGATGACCGCCGCCAAGCTGGCGCTGGAAGCCGGTGGCGTGGACATGATCGAACCGACGGTCGACCGCGTGGGCGCATGGGCGTCGAACGGCCTGATCCAGGGCTGGGATATGTCGAAGCTGAACGTCGACAACTATCTGCCCGGTCTGGCAGATGGCGCGATGGGCGACATGGCGACCATCGACGGCCAGCGCATGATCGTGCTGTCGGTCTGGGGCACCGAGGCCCTGGTTTACAACAAGGACACGATGCCGCTGGAATACGGCACTGCCTCGCTGGGCGACATGTTCAACCCTGCCAATACCGGCAAGGTCGTGGGGCGCCCGCATTCGACGCTGGCTGCGATGGGCCGCTGGCTGGATGCCGAGGGCAAGCTGCCCAAGCCGTGGCTTGACGGCTACAAGGACGAGGCCACGATGGTCGAGCTGTGGGACATCGCCCTGGCCGAAGCCATCAAGGTGAAGTCGAACTTCGTCCAGTGGTGGACGGGCGAGAACGAGGCGCAGGCCGGTTTCCTTGTGAACGGCGGCGAGATCGGGCTGTGCTGGGATTCGACCGGCTACAACCTCGGGAAAGAGGGCAACTACGGCTACATGCCGCCGAAGGAAGGTGCCTTTGCGTGGAACCAGGGCTTCGTTCTGATGAAGAACGCCGCCAACACCGAACAGGCGCATGCCTTTGCCAAGTGGGTTTCCGAACCCGAAGGCTCGGCTGCATGGGCGACCGCCTTCTCGGCGAACCCCGTGGGCAAGGGCGCGGTCGATCTGCTCGATCCGGCGGTTGCGGCTTACTACACCAGCGCGTTCAACGACGATGCGCTGTCGAAGCTGTGGTGGTGGCCGGCGCAGGACGCATGGTTCATCGCCAAGCGCGGCGAATACGCCGACAAGTTCAAGAGCGCCTGA
- a CDS encoding ABC transporter ATP-binding protein, translating to MSAGIDLDDVCCDFGSFRAVDHVNVSIQPGEFFSFLGPSGCGKTTILRMISGFTEPSSGVVRIGGKDMRGQRPNQRPTALIFQNLALFPLMSVADNIAFGLEVRGVDRAKRRARAEELLRLVDLPGAGDKMVSQLSGGQKQRVAIARALAVEPAVMLLDEPLSALDLKLRQHMRAELRAIQKRTGVTFIYITHDQGEALAMSDRVGVMSHGRLQQVANPRDIYDTPVNGFVASFVGENNILTGTVGNIGQGLATFETALGVFRARMPATSMGPVKLYVRPEHMRFSTTPGEVNSVPVTVGDVAFEGNFISVHATTANGTVLVAELRNDGTGAMPEPGAAMHMSFDPARAAILPDETAAEA from the coding sequence ATGAGTGCAGGAATCGATCTTGACGATGTATGCTGTGATTTCGGGTCATTCAGGGCTGTGGATCATGTCAACGTCTCTATCCAGCCGGGCGAGTTCTTTTCGTTCCTCGGGCCATCGGGCTGCGGCAAGACGACGATCCTGCGGATGATTTCGGGGTTCACCGAGCCGTCGTCGGGCGTGGTGCGGATCGGCGGCAAGGATATGCGCGGGCAGCGGCCGAACCAGCGGCCCACGGCGCTGATTTTCCAGAATCTGGCGCTGTTTCCGTTGATGAGCGTGGCCGATAACATCGCCTTCGGGCTGGAAGTGCGCGGCGTGGATCGCGCCAAGCGGCGCGCGCGGGCAGAGGAATTGCTGCGGCTGGTCGATCTGCCGGGCGCGGGCGACAAGATGGTAAGCCAGCTTTCGGGCGGGCAGAAGCAGCGCGTGGCGATTGCGCGGGCGCTGGCGGTAGAGCCGGCGGTGATGCTGCTCGACGAGCCGTTGTCGGCGCTGGATCTGAAGCTGCGCCAGCATATGCGGGCGGAATTGCGGGCGATCCAGAAGCGGACAGGGGTGACGTTCATCTACATCACCCACGATCAGGGCGAGGCGCTTGCCATGTCGGACCGCGTGGGCGTGATGAGCCACGGGCGCTTGCAGCAGGTGGCGAACCCGCGGGATATCTATGACACTCCGGTCAACGGGTTCGTTGCGTCTTTCGTGGGCGAAAACAACATATTGACCGGCACGGTGGGCAATATCGGGCAGGGGCTGGCGACGTTCGAGACCGCTCTGGGCGTGTTCCGTGCGCGGATGCCTGCGACATCGATGGGGCCGGTGAAACTGTATGTGCGGCCCGAACATATGCGGTTTTCGACCACGCCGGGCGAGGTGAATTCGGTTCCCGTGACGGTGGGTGACGTGGCGTTCGAGGGCAATTTCATCTCGGTCCATGCCACCACGGCGAACGGGACGGTGCTGGTGGCGGAACTGAGGAATGACGGGACCGGCGCGATGCCGGAACCGGGGGCTGCGATGCACATGTCGTTCGATCCGGCGCGGGCGGCGATCTTGCCCGACGAAACCGCGGCGGAGGCGTGA
- a CDS encoding ABC transporter permease, with product MHDLLRRYGSGLTGAFVLLTAFWLLVLIVLPNLYLLENSFRPYLPKVDMGGPLDTYSLNNYAKILTGESPTQVFGITITLPVHVKSFLLTVGYSAFVTLISFALAYPLAYYLAKIVQPKSLPTLFLLLFVPLWVSEVLRSFAWFIILSLKGPLNFSLLGLGIIETPIRWIAGYQSIIVGLVYTYVLFMLFPIYNAIQSLDTNQIEAAEDLGSPWWRTHWRVILPHAKPGIASGAVMVFMLSAGSLLVPVLLGSTDSNWFTQVIQQWMFEAADWNTGSAYAFILLVLCTVFVSLVMRVFRVKLSDIAK from the coding sequence ATGCATGATCTTTTGCGTCGCTACGGGTCGGGGCTGACGGGGGCATTCGTGCTGCTGACGGCATTCTGGCTGCTTGTGCTGATCGTGCTGCCGAACCTGTACCTGTTGGAAAACTCGTTCCGGCCCTATCTGCCGAAGGTCGATATGGGCGGGCCGCTCGATACCTATTCGCTGAACAACTATGCCAAGATCCTGACCGGAGAGTCGCCCACCCAAGTGTTCGGGATCACCATCACCCTGCCGGTGCATGTGAAATCCTTTTTGCTTACAGTGGGTTATTCGGCGTTCGTTACCTTGATCTCTTTCGCGCTGGCCTATCCCTTGGCCTATTATCTGGCCAAGATCGTGCAGCCGAAATCGCTGCCCACGCTGTTTTTGCTGCTGTTCGTGCCGCTTTGGGTTTCCGAAGTGCTGCGGTCTTTCGCGTGGTTCATCATCCTGTCGCTGAAGGGGCCGCTGAACTTTTCGCTGTTGGGGCTGGGGATCATCGAGACGCCGATCCGCTGGATCGCGGGGTATCAGTCGATCATCGTCGGTCTGGTCTATACTTACGTGCTTTTCATGCTGTTTCCGATCTACAACGCGATCCAGTCCTTGGATACGAACCAGATCGAGGCGGCGGAAGATCTGGGAAGCCCGTGGTGGCGGACGCATTGGCGGGTGATCTTGCCGCATGCCAAACCGGGCATCGCATCGGGCGCGGTGATGGTCTTCATGCTGTCGGCGGGGTCGCTGCTGGTGCCTGTGCTGCTGGGATCGACCGATTCCAACTGGTTTACCCAAGTCATCCAGCAATGGATGTTCGAGGCGGCGGATTGGAATACCGGGTCGGCCTATGCCTTTATCCTGCTGGTGCTGTGCACCGTTTTCGTCAGCCTTGTGATGCGGGTGTTCCGCGTCAAGCTGTCCGACATCGCGAAATAG
- a CDS encoding ABC transporter permease, whose product MHKTRNFLFHLYMAMFLFYLLAPLVVMGGAAFNDSRFPSILPWKGFTLEWFSQLASDGRMWLAFRNTVIVALAVVALAVPIGTAAAILINSVTGRVRTVLYGMMVAPILAPGAVIGISTLLFWNQFSVPAGLHLSVLGQVSYIAAFVMLLVLARLQSFDVALEEAALDLGAGHGMVLRRILLPHLYPAIGAGAAIAFFQSIENFNVTLFTRGNADTLTVYVFSKVRTGITPTINALALVMISVTLAGAIFYELRRRRLERRFRD is encoded by the coding sequence ATGCACAAGACACGCAATTTTCTGTTCCATCTTTATATGGCGATGTTCCTGTTCTATCTGCTTGCGCCCTTGGTGGTGATGGGCGGGGCGGCGTTCAACGACAGCCGTTTTCCGTCGATCCTGCCGTGGAAGGGGTTCACGCTGGAATGGTTCAGCCAACTGGCCTCTGACGGGCGCATGTGGCTGGCGTTCCGCAATACGGTGATCGTGGCTTTGGCTGTGGTGGCGCTGGCGGTTCCCATCGGGACGGCGGCGGCGATCCTGATCAATTCGGTCACGGGGCGGGTGCGGACGGTGCTTTACGGGATGATGGTGGCGCCGATCCTTGCGCCCGGCGCTGTGATCGGGATTTCGACGCTGCTGTTCTGGAACCAGTTTTCGGTGCCTGCGGGCCTGCATCTGTCGGTCTTGGGGCAGGTCAGCTACATCGCGGCTTTCGTGATGCTGCTGGTTCTGGCGCGGTTGCAAAGTTTCGATGTGGCTTTGGAGGAGGCGGCTTTGGACCTCGGGGCGGGGCACGGGATGGTGCTGCGGCGCATCCTGTTGCCGCATCTTTATCCGGCCATCGGGGCGGGGGCTGCGATCGCGTTTTTCCAGTCGATCGAGAACTTCAACGTGACGCTGTTCACGCGCGGCAATGCCGATACGCTGACGGTTTACGTTTTCTCGAAGGTGCGGACCGGCATCACGCCCACGATCAACGCTTTGGCCTTGGTGATGATTTCGGTCACGCTCGCGGGGGCGATCTTTTACGAACTGCGGCGCAGGCGGCTGGAGCGGCGCTTTCGCGATTGA
- a CDS encoding prolyl-tRNA synthetase associated domain-containing protein produces the protein MDASSIWQDSLPVTSDALIAGLDALGIGYRRYDHVPLRTVADAKLVQDAMGAGLHVKNLYLRDRKKKNWLVTLEQDRDIDLKRLGDQIGAAGLSFGSEERLMEHLGIRPGAVSPLAMVTGVKMGVTLVLDAKLREAEVVHMHPLVNDRTVAMSPAALLRWLDAIGAAPVWLEI, from the coding sequence ATGGACGCTTCATCGATCTGGCAGGACAGTCTGCCCGTCACCTCGGACGCGCTGATCGCGGGGCTTGATGCGCTGGGGATCGGGTACAGGCGGTATGACCATGTGCCCTTGCGGACGGTGGCCGATGCCAAGCTGGTGCAGGATGCGATGGGCGCGGGGCTGCATGTCAAGAACCTGTATCTGCGCGACCGCAAGAAGAAGAACTGGCTGGTGACGCTGGAACAGGACCGCGACATCGACCTGAAACGCTTGGGCGATCAGATCGGCGCGGCGGGGCTGTCCTTCGGGTCGGAAGAGCGGCTGATGGAGCATCTGGGCATCAGGCCGGGGGCTGTCAGCCCGCTTGCGATGGTGACGGGGGTGAAGATGGGCGTGACGCTGGTGCTGGATGCGAAGCTGCGCGAGGCGGAGGTGGTGCACATGCACCCCTTGGTCAACGACCGCACGGTTGCCATGTCGCCCGCCGCTTTGCTGCGTTGGCTGGATGCTATCGGTGCGGCTCCGGTCTGGCTGGAGATTTAG
- a CDS encoding sensor histidine kinase — protein MNDAPNPDAKWGYNALQRAVDAAGIALWTWNVDTDTFDMDDHGFALWDVPTDQSLTFEHLSDKVHPADRDRVRAAFIATRAVIGPFEIDFRTLVDTKVRWISARGKGNDEDILRRVMTGVFLDVTGRKQAEESSELLAGEMSHRVKNLLSIASALAMITSRSASGVDDMASQLMHRLTALGRAHDLVRPLPGHHGDAALLGDIFSVLLAPYDDKGAFAGRIRISVPRMGIGESSAALLALIVHELATNSLKYGSLSSETGVLDVSGSVTGDDVRIVWTEQGGPRIEGPSEKPGYGSKLVRQTAESALGGSIAYDWTESGAVVTLDVKIAVLAT, from the coding sequence ATGAACGACGCGCCCAATCCTGATGCCAAATGGGGCTACAATGCCTTGCAACGCGCCGTCGACGCAGCCGGCATCGCGCTCTGGACATGGAATGTCGACACCGACACGTTCGACATGGACGACCACGGCTTTGCCTTGTGGGACGTGCCCACCGATCAGTCCCTGACCTTCGAGCACCTCTCCGACAAGGTCCACCCCGCCGACCGTGACCGCGTGCGCGCCGCCTTCATTGCCACCCGCGCCGTCATCGGCCCGTTCGAGATCGACTTCCGCACCCTGGTGGATACCAAGGTCCGCTGGATATCGGCGCGTGGCAAAGGCAATGACGAAGATATCCTCAGGCGGGTCATGACAGGCGTTTTCCTCGATGTGACAGGCCGCAAACAGGCCGAGGAAAGCAGCGAACTTCTTGCGGGCGAGATGAGCCACCGCGTAAAGAACCTGCTGTCGATCGCCTCGGCCCTCGCGATGATCACCTCGCGTTCCGCCTCGGGCGTCGACGATATGGCAAGCCAGCTGATGCATCGCCTGACGGCGCTCGGGCGCGCGCATGACCTTGTCCGCCCGCTTCCCGGCCATCACGGCGATGCGGCATTGCTGGGCGATATCTTTTCGGTCCTGCTTGCCCCCTATGACGACAAGGGCGCATTCGCGGGACGCATCCGCATCTCGGTGCCGCGCATGGGCATTGGCGAAAGCTCGGCGGCATTGCTCGCCCTTATCGTGCATGAACTTGCGACCAATTCGCTTAAATACGGATCGCTTTCCTCGGAAACCGGCGTTCTCGACGTGTCCGGCTCGGTGACCGGAGATGACGTCCGGATCGTCTGGACAGAACAGGGCGGACCCCGGATCGAAGGCCCGTCGGAAAAACCCGGCTACGGCAGCAAACTTGTCCGCCAGACCGCCGAAAGCGCGCTTGGCGGATCGATCGCCTACGACTGGACCGAAAGCGGCGCGGTCGTCACGCTGGACGTAAAGATCGCCGTTCTGGCAACCTGA
- a CDS encoding pyridoxamine 5'-phosphate oxidase family protein translates to MTTDLHAWATELDTLLAQVWARLVRGVGDRHAPARHPVFATVAPDATPEARTVVLRAADPVAGTLDVHTDLRSPKVMALRLNPLAALHVWDGTAHLQTRITASVEVLAGEAVAALWQRVPETSQSAYGTMPAPGTPITTALDYVKTPDPAAFAVLRCTVLAIDAVHLGPNHRRARFDRADGWQGQWLAP, encoded by the coding sequence ATGACAACTGATCTGCACGCTTGGGCAACAGAGCTGGACACGCTTCTTGCCCAGGTCTGGGCAAGGCTCGTGCGCGGGGTGGGCGACAGGCACGCGCCCGCGCGCCATCCGGTCTTTGCCACGGTGGCCCCCGACGCCACCCCCGAGGCACGCACCGTCGTCTTGCGCGCAGCCGATCCCGTTGCAGGAACCTTGGACGTGCATACCGACCTGCGCTCGCCCAAGGTGATGGCGCTGCGCCTGAACCCTCTGGCCGCATTGCATGTCTGGGACGGAACCGCGCATTTGCAGACGCGGATCACCGCCTCGGTCGAGGTGCTTGCCGGAGAGGCGGTTGCAGCCCTGTGGCAGCGGGTGCCCGAAACCTCGCAATCCGCTTACGGCACGATGCCCGCACCCGGCACGCCGATCACCACGGCGCTGGATTACGTCAAGACGCCCGATCCCGCTGCCTTTGCCGTCTTGCGCTGCACGGTTCTTGCCATCGATGCAGTGCATCTGGGGCCAAACCACCGCCGCGCACGCTTTGACAGGGCAGACGGCTGGCAGGGCCAATGGCTTGCCCCCTGA
- a CDS encoding glycosyltransferase family 2 protein, which yields MPLVSVVIPLFQKIRHIKVALAAAYRSCLLAGASFELVVVDDGSTDGSGDAVLDWAASDPARARAIRLIRQANRGAAAARNTGWAAARGEAILFLDADDTWADHHVAEILGLMAEFPAAALYADAWQEISPDRNSKQHDFGIGSDRRGPLDCFFEAMSSGPMIVTSSTAGTWKSCLIKTRGFPEGVKHGEDKVGWGRLALLGDVVWSPRIGAVWDKSADNRSDRAEGCPPRTAWRDFLVAAQVDKSLSGMTRQNLEIAVAVENACLSGQIVLFDKGTPARFVGRDKGMDPLAA from the coding sequence GTGCCACTGGTTTCCGTCGTCATCCCGCTTTTCCAGAAAATCCGGCACATCAAGGTCGCGCTTGCGGCTGCATATCGGTCCTGCCTGCTGGCGGGGGCCAGCTTCGAGCTGGTCGTGGTGGATGACGGGTCCACCGATGGATCGGGCGATGCGGTGCTGGACTGGGCGGCATCCGATCCGGCGCGGGCAAGAGCTATCCGACTGATCCGGCAGGCCAATCGCGGGGCCGCGGCCGCGCGCAATACAGGCTGGGCTGCGGCCCGTGGCGAGGCGATCCTGTTTCTGGATGCCGATGACACCTGGGCAGACCATCATGTCGCCGAGATCCTTGGCCTGATGGCCGAGTTTCCTGCAGCGGCGCTTTACGCCGATGCTTGGCAAGAGATTTCGCCCGACCGAAATAGCAAGCAGCATGATTTCGGCATAGGATCGGACCGTCGCGGGCCACTTGACTGCTTTTTCGAAGCCATGAGTTCGGGGCCGATGATCGTCACGTCGAGCACGGCGGGAACCTGGAAGAGCTGTCTGATCAAGACCCGCGGGTTTCCCGAAGGCGTAAAACATGGCGAGGACAAGGTCGGTTGGGGCCGTCTGGCACTTTTGGGCGATGTCGTGTGGTCCCCGCGCATCGGTGCGGTCTGGGACAAGTCTGCCGACAACCGGAGCGATCGGGCCGAAGGCTGCCCCCCGCGCACGGCGTGGCGCGATTTCCTTGTCGCCGCGCAGGTCGACAAGAGCCTGTCGGGAATGACCCGCCAGAATCTGGAAATCGCCGTTGCCGTCGAAAACGCCTGCCTGAGCGGGCAGATCGTCTTGTTCGACAAGGGCACGCCTGCCCGTTTCGTGGGGCGTGACAAAGGTATGGACCCCTTGGCTGCGTAA
- the rlmF gene encoding 23S rRNA (adenine(1618)-N(6))-methyltransferase RlmF, with product MLHPRNQHRDGYDFDLLIVKSPDLAAFVIKSPRGQMTIDFQNVDAVRMLNRALLMTHYNLDFWDIPASYLCPPIPGRVDYVHYLADLLAEGNGQEIPHGSEIKALDIGTGASLVYPLTGQHEYGWAFTGVDIDPVSIKSARQICDRNGLKIKLERQTNAEDVFQGVVGPDDIFHVTLCNPPFHASPAKAQEGTLRKWRNLGKGHSAELNFGGQNAELWCPGGEIGFIARMIGQSMDFAGQCLWFTCLVSRKDSLVPLARLLKKAKVADFRVVEMAQGQKTSRFIAWTYYPEGERSF from the coding sequence ATGTTGCACCCGCGCAACCAACACCGAGACGGGTATGACTTCGACCTCCTGATCGTGAAATCGCCCGACCTGGCAGCATTCGTGATCAAAAGCCCGCGCGGCCAGATGACGATCGATTTCCAGAACGTGGACGCGGTCCGCATGCTCAATCGGGCGCTTCTGATGACCCATTACAACCTTGATTTCTGGGATATTCCCGCATCGTATCTTTGCCCTCCCATCCCGGGGCGTGTTGATTACGTCCATTACCTGGCGGATTTGCTTGCCGAAGGGAATGGCCAGGAAATCCCGCACGGGTCCGAAATCAAGGCGCTGGACATCGGAACGGGGGCAAGCCTTGTCTATCCGCTGACGGGTCAGCATGAATATGGCTGGGCCTTCACAGGCGTCGATATCGATCCGGTCTCGATCAAATCGGCACGGCAGATCTGCGACCGGAACGGGCTGAAGATAAAGCTCGAACGTCAGACCAACGCCGAGGATGTTTTCCAAGGCGTCGTCGGCCCGGATGATATTTTCCACGTCACCCTCTGCAACCCCCCGTTTCATGCCTCGCCTGCAAAGGCGCAAGAGGGCACGCTTCGCAAATGGCGCAATCTTGGCAAGGGCCACTCTGCCGAACTCAATTTCGGCGGCCAGAACGCCGAGCTGTGGTGCCCGGGTGGTGAAATCGGCTTTATCGCCCGGATGATCGGGCAAAGCATGGATTTTGCCGGACAATGCCTGTGGTTCACCTGCCTGGTGTCCAGAAAAGACAGCCTCGTGCCCCTCGCCAGATTGCTGAAGAAGGCGAAGGTTGCCGACTTCAGGGTCGTCGAAATGGCGCAGGGCCAAAAGACCAGTCGGTTCATCGCCTGGACTTACTATCCAGAAGGGGAACGGTCCTTTTAG
- a CDS encoding LysR family transcriptional regulator — protein MELNYNHLRYFRAVALEGNLTRAAAHLNLSQSALSVQIRALEDRLGHALFDRIGRRLELTEAGRIALDHAETIFKTGDELMATLRQTGRARSAIRVGALATLSRNFQLAFLRPLLNRSDVEIVLRSASMAELLRGLEGLALDVVLTNEPVPRDAATPFLTQRIAGQPVSLIGTPERRRAGDTLAILLAREPLILPTAESGLRAAFDSLASQYDTVPQIAAEVDDIAMMRLLAREGAGLALLPPIAVTDELAAGTLVEHARLEGVIESFYAVTLTRRFPNPLVAELLRG, from the coding sequence ATGGAATTGAACTACAATCACCTGCGCTACTTCCGCGCCGTAGCACTCGAAGGCAACCTGACCCGTGCCGCGGCACATCTCAACCTGTCGCAATCGGCCCTTTCCGTGCAGATCCGCGCGCTCGAAGACCGTCTTGGCCACGCCCTCTTCGACCGCATCGGCCGCAGGTTAGAGCTGACCGAAGCAGGCCGCATCGCGCTCGACCATGCCGAGACGATCTTCAAGACCGGCGACGAGCTGATGGCCACCCTGCGCCAGACCGGCCGCGCCCGCAGCGCCATCCGCGTCGGCGCGCTGGCAACCCTGTCGCGCAACTTCCAGCTTGCCTTCCTGCGCCCGCTTCTGAACCGGTCCGATGTCGAAATCGTGCTGCGTTCGGCCAGCATGGCCGAACTCTTGCGCGGCCTCGAAGGCCTCGCGCTCGATGTCGTCCTCACCAACGAACCCGTCCCGCGCGATGCGGCGACCCCCTTCCTGACGCAGCGCATCGCAGGCCAGCCCGTCAGCCTGATCGGCACGCCCGAACGCCGCCGCGCGGGCGATACGCTGGCCATCCTGCTCGCCCGCGAGCCGCTGATCCTGCCCACGGCGGAAAGCGGGCTGCGCGCCGCCTTCGACAGCCTCGCCTCGCAATATGACACCGTCCCGCAAATCGCGGCCGAGGTGGACGACATCGCCATGATGCGCCTTCTGGCCCGCGAAGGCGCGGGTCTGGCGCTTCTCCCTCCCATCGCGGTCACCGACGAACTGGCAGCAGGCACGCTCGTCGAACATGCGCGGCTCGAAGGCGTGATCGAAAGTTTCTACGCCGTCACCCTGACCCGCCGCTTCCCGAACCCCCTCGTCGCCGAACTCCTCCGTGGCTGA